One Triticum dicoccoides isolate Atlit2015 ecotype Zavitan chromosome 4B, WEW_v2.0, whole genome shotgun sequence genomic window carries:
- the LOC119294556 gene encoding uncharacterized protein LOC119294556: MARCSRAWLTLILLACALVQSSYGSRPSPMGLQKPGVVSPTMVHGAAEPRPHDDGATIVPPSTEEGATGHGGVVATSALTGGGVVSSEQRKGTDVPVLQQALGRMLGSKMARRVLGGEAEDSAAGPSCHSNNAHITCAPPAQH; the protein is encoded by the coding sequence ATGGCACGGTGCTCGCGCGCTTGGCTCACACTGATTCTTCTCGCTTGTGCCCTTGTGCAGAGCTCTTACGGCTCGAGACCATCTCCAATGGGGTTGCAGAAGCCCGGGGTCGTGTCTCCGACGATGGTTCACGGCGCCGCTGAACCACGCCCCCACGACGACGGGGCGACCATAGTCCCGCCCTCCACGGAGGAGGGTGCGACCGGTCATGGTGGTGTTGTAGCAACTTCGGCGCTGACGGGCGGTGGTGTTGTGTCGTCGGAGCAGAGGAAGGGTACAGACGTGCCGGTGCTGCAGCAGGCGCTGGGAAGGATGCTGGGCTCGAAGATGGCGCGCCGGGTCCTGGGAGGGGAGGCGGAGGACTCGGCGGCGGGGCCGTCGTGCCACTCCAACAACGCGCACATCACCTGTGCCCCGCCGGCGCAGCACTGA